In a genomic window of Leifsonia xyli subsp. cynodontis DSM 46306:
- a CDS encoding DUF3107 domain-containing protein, producing the protein MEIRIGIVNAPRELSFESAQSAEELAEQVQAGIASGTGILRLTDDKGRLYLVPAAGIAYVEVGAEESRRIGFVG; encoded by the coding sequence GTGGAGATCCGAATCGGAATCGTCAACGCCCCCCGCGAACTCAGCTTCGAGTCCGCGCAGTCGGCCGAGGAGCTCGCCGAGCAGGTGCAGGCCGGCATCGCCAGCGGCACCGGCATCCTCCGGCTGACCGACGACAAGGGCCGCCTCTACCTCGTCCCCGCCGCCGGCATCGCCTACGTCGAGGTCGGCGCCGAGGAGTCGCGCCGCATCGGCTTCGTCGGCTAG
- a CDS encoding ferritin-like fold-containing protein, whose amino-acid sequence MSTWFTRRPPSVELPRLAPRAPKAPSVRVDLHEVMPDLLPYLGQVAYLQLEQFQTLASVAADADSLRAKGAAAAAAGLALSKHQGIVAEIRRRGDDPAGVMAPFAAEVEGFRALLVGSDWRGTLLAALMTGGLLDDFFIRLAAGLPGEVGPRLAQLLGSDSGQDALLSVLRSEIETDPRLASRLALWGRRLVGDTLLVARSALHLSGNRATDDERIEPIFTELIAAHTRRMDALGLTA is encoded by the coding sequence GTGTCAACCTGGTTCACGCGACGCCCGCCCTCCGTCGAGCTGCCGCGCCTCGCGCCTCGCGCCCCGAAGGCGCCTTCCGTGCGCGTCGATCTGCACGAGGTGATGCCCGACCTGCTGCCCTACCTCGGTCAGGTCGCCTATCTCCAGCTGGAGCAGTTCCAGACCCTCGCGAGCGTCGCCGCGGACGCCGATTCGCTGCGCGCCAAGGGCGCTGCCGCCGCAGCAGCCGGCCTCGCCCTCTCCAAACACCAGGGCATCGTCGCCGAGATCCGCCGACGCGGAGACGATCCCGCGGGAGTCATGGCCCCCTTCGCCGCGGAGGTCGAGGGCTTCCGAGCCCTGCTCGTCGGCTCCGATTGGCGGGGGACGCTGCTGGCGGCACTGATGACAGGCGGTCTGCTCGACGACTTCTTCATCCGTCTCGCTGCCGGCCTTCCCGGAGAGGTCGGCCCTCGCCTCGCCCAGCTCCTCGGCTCCGACTCCGGACAAGACGCTCTTCTGAGCGTCCTCCGCAGCGAGATCGAGACCGACCCCCGCCTCGCCAGCCGCCTCGCCCTGTGGGGCCGCCGGCTGGTCGGCGACACCCTCCTCGTCGCCCGCTCCGCTCTCCACCTCTCCGGCAACCGCGCCACCGACGACGAGCGCATCGAGCCCATCTTCACCGAACTCATCGCCGCCCACACCCGCCGCATGGACGCCCTCGGCCTGACCGCCTAA